The Silene latifolia isolate original U9 population chromosome X, ASM4854445v1, whole genome shotgun sequence genome contains the following window.
ATCTTGGATCTTCCAAATTGGGCATTGTGATTCAGCACATTGTAACACCAACTGCATTATATGTTATTCCCCGAAATATTTTGTTATTGTAAAAAAAAATTGCCCATATAGAATCTCattgatgatatgagaaattgagGTCTAAGGTGGCTTTTGATAAATTTTACTATGCATTGGTTATAGTTTTTACCACTTTAGGGGGAGAAAAGTGAGTtaaaagctggtaaaaacaaatatgtattaaactcattgagtagaggtttttgaatttgatttaacaaaatttttttttactAGATTAATATGAATACCCTTGAAGTGTAATATATAAGAAAAGTTAAGAAATTTGACGGTTCCAATGAACAAATATGAAATATGAAGATGAAGCAGTTGGTATGAACTTGTTATATTTTGAAGTGTCCCTGCAGTGACAAAGATATCTGAATGATAATAGATCGATGGCCTAGACAAATATAACGGTACCACAAGTATATACATATTCAGATATCATATAATAGTACTGATATTATCAAAAGATGATAAAATTATATTGATATATTTATGGAACTGATACACATTTGCGCGCGATAATTTATGGACAATAGATAGGGATCTTATATGTATGTCCACTTTGAATGTCGACATATAAtatatgattataaatgagctcatggaccTGAAGTCCATCAATTGACATGAAGTCAATTGAAATTATGAATATTAGAAAGAAAACTGTACAATCTGCATTATTGAGAGGATGAGTTCGAGAGTCAGGGAGCGGCAGATTTTAATTCGTGAAATAGCAAAATTAATCCGCCAAGAAGAACTTTTCTGGAGGCAAAGGTCGAGAGCTATTTGGTTAAGGGAAGGAGATAAAAATACCAAGTTCTTTCACCGAAAGGCTACCCAACGAAAGCAAAGGAATCATATCCACAAATTGATAGATGATGAGGGTCGTATACATACCACGACACCAGCTATTGCTGCGACGGCTGCCTCGTATTTCTCAGGACTTTTCTCGTCGACCAGACCAGCTGAATTCAATGAGGTTTTATGAGGGGTTGAAGGGAAGGTTACGGCTGAAATGAATGCGGGTTTGCGAGCTGACTATACCGGGGAAGAAGTTGTTGAAGCGTTGAATCAAATGAGCCCCCTTAAGGCGCCGGGTCCGGATGGTATGAATGCTCTCTTTTTTCAAACTTATTGGCATATCGTTGGACCTTCTGTGATTCGACAAACCTTGGGAATTCTCAATGGAGCTGCTTTTCCTGATAATTTTAATAGAACTCATATTGTTTTAATACCCAAAAAGAAAGCCCCGGATAAAATGGTAGATTTTCGGCCCATTAGCTTATGCAATGTCATTTATAAGATCGTCTCAAAGGTCCTTGCAAATAGATTGAAAAAGTTCTTGGGGGATATTGTTTCGGAGAATCAAAGCGTCTTTACACCGGGTAGACTCATTACAGACAACATTCTTCTTGCTTTTGAGATGTTCCATTTTATGAAAAATTCAAGAGGAGGAGGGGGGCATATGGCTTTAAAGCTAGATATGTCGAAGGCATATGACCGAGTGGAGTGGCTTTTTTTGGAGAATGTCTTGCTGCGTATGGGGTTCGATACTCGATGGGTAGGGCGTGTCATGGAATGGGTGCGGACTGTGACTTATGAGATTGTAGTTAATGGTGTTTTATCTCAAGCTATTGTTCCTGAGCGAGGTTTAAGGCAAGGTGACCCGATGTCCCCATATCTTTTCATTTTATGTGCTGAGGTCCTTTCAAGCTTAGTTCGTCGGGCAGTGGAAAACGGGGCGCTCCATGGCATCCGGGTGGCACCCACGGCTCCGGTTATTTCGCATCTACTTTTTGCCGACGATAGCATATTTTTTGTTAAAGCAGCTGCAGCTGAGGCGTTAAAAGTGAAGGATATTCTACGGGATTACGAAGTAGCTTCGGGACAAGTAGTTAACTTTGATAAGACAACAGTCTCTTTTAGTAAAGGTACAAGTACGGAAAGGAGGGAGCAAGTGGCGAATGCCTTAGGTGTTCGAGTTGTTGAGGTACATGAGCGATACTTGGGGTTGCCGACGGTGATAGGCCATTCGAAGCAAGTTATTTCCAAAATTATTAGAGACAAGTTAAGTAAGAAATTACAAGGTTGGCGTGGTATGCTGCTCAGTAAGGCGGGTCGGGAGATTATGATAAAGGGTGTGGCCCAATCTATTCCGACATATGCTATGAGTGTCTTCAAGCTACCCGTTAATTTTTGTGATGAACTACGCTCTCTAGTCTCCAGTTTTTGGTGGGGTGCGAAAGGAGGACAGCGGAAAATGGCTTGGCTAGCTTGGGATAGGCTTTGTCTACCAAAATCGAGAGGAGGTTTAGGCTTCCGAGACTTTAACAAATTTAATATAGCTCTTCTTGGTAAACAGGCGTGGCGACTCATGACCGAATGCGACTCTCTGATGGCTCGAGTTTTGAAGGCTAAGTATTACCCGTCTAAAAGCTTTATGGATGCGGATCTTAGGACGGTTCCCAGTTACACCTGGCGCAGTATTTGGGAATCGAAGGATGTCATTAAGTTAGGGGCGAGAAAACGGATTGGGAATGGTATTGATACGCGGGTTTGGGTGGATCGATGGATACCGGGTACTAAGGCTGGTTGTGCCTTGTCGCCTCAAGGTGATCATGGGGGAGATATGCGGGTTGCGGAGTTAATGGAACAGGGGATGGCAAGATGGAATGAGGAGATGGTGAAGACATGCTTTCTATCCTTTGAAGCAGAGCGAATTTTGAATATCCGATTGAGTGCTAATCTGCCCGTAGATGAATGGTGTTGGGAGTTGACAAAGGACGGGAACTACTCGGTAAAAACTGCCTATTGGGCgctggtagggacggaggatgcaCAAGAAGAACAGTCCGACTATGTGCGAGAACAATGGCTCTGGAAAAAGATTTGGAAAATGCCGGTTCTACCTCGTATTAAAATCTTTTTCTGGCAGCTATGCAATGACGCCCTTGCTACAAAACGTAATATAGGCCGAAGGCTTAGTGGCGTAGCAATTGGATGTCCGATGTGTCTGTGCAATGTGGAGACGTGTCTCCATGTTGTTTGGGGTTGTTCTTGGGTGAGGGGGGTCTGGGACGGGTTGGGCATGGAGGTGATGAGGGACAACGGGTTTGAGAGGGTGAGGGAGTGAGTGGAGGCTATAATGAGGGAGTCGGGGGTTAAGGAGTGCGTGGATTTGATGACGGGTTGCTGGGCTATTTAGGAAATGCGAAATAAGGTTGTCTTTGAAAATGAGAGGTGGAGTGTGGACAAGGTGATAAGTAGGGCGAGGGAAATTGTGTCGGAAATGAGAGGAGTTGGAGTGGAGGGGGGTGCAGGTGTCCAGGAAGAGAGAAACAAGTGGAGGAAACCGAGCAGGGGACTGTACAAAATCAACATTGATGCGGGATTGATGGAGGGAGATGGGTTCGGGCTGGGAGCTATATGTCGGGATAGGGGGGGAAAAGTGCAGTGGGGTGTCTCGGTACAGGAGGGAGCTGTGCGTGAGCCGACGGTGCTTGAAGCGGAGGCTATTTTGATGGGTCTTactgaagctaaggagaaggagCTAAAGAGTGTGGAGATTGAGAGCGATTGTTTATCTGTCATCGAAGACCTGCGGAATAGAAGACGAGGACGAAGTGATTTAAATCTTATTTACGACGATATTTATGCTATGTGTAATTTCTTTGATACTCTTGAATTTAGTTATGTTAGAAGATCAGGTAATCGGGTTGCTCATGAGCTCGCTCATGCTCGACCTTGGTCAGTAGGGAAACGTAGGTGGATTGACGTCCTTCCTATGACATTGATGCTCTTGTGATGTTTGATATCGCTAATGCAATTTGAGCCCTTTTGggtttctttcaaaaaaaaaaggagCAATATTATTTTACAAGTTACTCCAACGAGGATAACTCCCTGTAAGAGCTGCTTATAAATGGTCATCAAGTGATGATGTTTGATCAATTGAGTTTTGAAAAGTCATGACGAAATGTATTCACCTCTACGATACTATTCAAATATTATCGTGATTATTTCCAAATAGAATATTCAAACTCCTGAAGAGTCGATTATTGTCTCAACCGAAAGTTTGAGCAACTGATAATTTATATTCGATTGAATTTCTTGCTAAACCTAtgaaattagtttatggtccATAAGTACCATAACGCTTGGAATGTAATGTAGTAAAGCCTACAACGAGGATGTCAatatgtagatacctcgtttctgcacctcccgcaaaccacccggtgatgattgggccgcatgtttggtacgcagaacgatttatgacagttcgtaagtttatcgtcaagtgatagctcaaatacttgtgtctaccccttggtcatcatctacgcgccgttacggtcgttttgacagtaattagagttcaattggagtccgggtcaaaaaccgcttcatttttctaataaaccgtttaaaatgccgattCGGAATGTcatagaatattccggatatttttattccataaaaTAATTGTATatccttttggtaaaatatatcccgaaaattttattttaaggaataaagaagttgagatccaccgcaattccataaaagaaacgcggaattctttcttccgcaggaggaaacctctgaggaaaggacgcagcgcctgctgcgcctcttccaagagtcgtagcagctgctgcgcctcttccccagcccttttctgcgtattttcagatttttccgtgatttgtttccaaagtttgtgtcattccataactcttcgtattttctagtataaatagaggccttcgcctcacatatttctcacgcgagtgtccgcccttctcttctcc
Protein-coding sequences here:
- the LOC141617744 gene encoding uncharacterized protein LOC141617744, with product MRNKVVFENERWSVDKVISRAREIVSEMRGVGVEGGAGVQEERNKWRKPSRGLYKINIDAGLMEGDGFGLGAICRDRGGKVQWGVSVQEGAVREPTVLEAEAILMGLTEAKEKELKSVEIESDCLSVIEDLRNRRRGRSDLNLIYDDIYAMCNFFDTLEFSYVRRSGNRVAHELAHARPWSVGKRRWIDVLPMTLMLL